In Pseudophryne corroboree isolate aPseCor3 chromosome 2, aPseCor3.hap2, whole genome shotgun sequence, the sequence tgggcgggcacccagaatcctctacggactacgagaaaaggatttaccggtaggtaacaaaaatccgattttgtcttacgtcctagaggatgccggggtccacattagtaccatgggtatgtaccaaagctcccagaacgggagggagaacgctgaggctcctgcagaactgactgactgaacttcagattatcagaggccaaagtatcgaacttgtaaaactttgcaaacgtgttcgacccagaccaagttgcagctcggcaaagttgcactgccgaggcaccccgggtagccacccaggaagaacccaccttacgagtagagtgggccttaacagattttggacacggcagccctgccctagaataagcatgctggatagtgaacctaatccagcgagaaatagtctgcttggaagcagctctatcttcatggaagatcaagtaagggcttttacaggataaagcccccagctcggacacgcgtctagcagaagccaaggccaacaaagtgaccgccttccatgtaagaaatttgacctctacctcctgtagaggtacaaaccaatccgactggaggaactgcaacaccacgttaaggtcccaaggtgctgtaggttggatatgcagaactcccttcaaaaaggtctgaacctcagggagggcagccaattgtttctgaaagaaaatggatagggctgaaatctggcccttcacagaacccaaactcaggcccatatccactcctgcttgcaggaagaggaggaaacgtcccagttgaaactccatcgcaggaatcttcttggactcacaccaagagacatatttcttccaaatacgatggtaatgtttagactttacccctttcctagcctgtatgaaggtaggaataaccttcttcggaatgcccttccgagcaagaatcaggcgctcaacttccatgccgtcaaacgtagccgcggtaagtcttgataggcgaacggcccctgctgcagcaggtcccccgaagaggaagaggcctcagctcttcttgcagtagattcagaaggcccttcttggccagtctggggcaatgaggatcgcttgaactcttatgagctttaggattcttgggatgagtgggagtggtggaaacacgtacactgactggaacacccacggagacaccagggcgtccactgcctttgggtcccttgacctggaacaataacgtcaaagcttcttgttgagacgagaggccatcatgtctatttggggtaaaccctaaagatctgttatttccttgaacacctccggatggagtccccactctcctggatggagattgtgtctgctaaggaagtctgcttcccagttggctactcccggaatgaagatggctgacagcgctaacacgtgcttttctgtccagaggagtattcttgtcacctctgacattgccgctctgctcttcgttccgccttgctggtttatgtaagccactgttgttacgttgtccgactgcacttgaatggcccgattactcagaagaggggccgcccgaagaagaccgttgtagacggctcttagttccaggatgttgatgggcaggtcggcttccaggcttgaccaccatccttggaaggttactccttgagtgactgctccccagccccgaaggctcacatccgtggttagaaggacccagtcctgaatcccaaacctgcgttccTCCAGAAGGTAAGGCAAtttgagccaccagaggagtgaaatcctggcctttggcgacagatgaattctctgatgcatgtggaggtgagatcccgaccacttgtccaggagatccagttggaaggtccgagcgtggaacctcccgtactggagagcctcgtaagaggccaccatctttcccaataggcgaatgcattgatgaaccgacacccggggtggcttcaggacatcccggaccatggcttgaatcaccaacgccttttcctgcggaagaaacacattctgcacttccgtatccaggatcattcccagaaatgacaacctctgggttggttccaaatgtgactttggaaggttcagaatccaaccgtgactctggagcagtcgcgttgtgagaacaatggactgccgcagcctctccttggacgatgcctttatcagcaggtcgtccagatatggaatgatgttcacaccctgcttgcggaggagaatcataatttccaccatcaccttggtaaacaccctcggtgctgtggagaggccgaatggcagtgcctggaactggaaatgacagtccagcaatgcgaagtggagataagcctgatgcagcagccagatcggaatgtggaggtacgcatccttgatatgcagggataccaggaatttcccttcttccagacctgatatcaccgccctgggagactccatcttgaacttgaactcctttagaaaggggttcaatgattttaggttcagaatgggcctgaccgaaccatccggttttggtaccacgaaaaggttcgaatagtaaccattgttcagcatgtgaggtggtactggcacaatgacctgtgcctctaccagcttttggacagcgtcttgtagtacagtgctgtcctccaacagagttggcaagcctgacttgaaaaagcgatgaggagggagactttgaaattccagcctgtatccctgagacacaacatctaccacccaaggatccaggtcggatgatacccagacatgactgaagtgtctgagtctcgctcccactggccccaccaccggggcgtgcagtccaccgtcatgcggaggactttggcgtacccgaagcaggcttttgttcctgttaacctgcagtggcaggcttcttggacttaacccgacctcccctaaagaaggtattggaagttctggcctttctaggcttgttaggctgaaaggactgcgttgcagatgtagagaaagatttcttcggagcaggtgctgctgagggaaaaaacgaagatttacccgctgtagcagtggatatccacgcatctagagcttccccaaagagagcctgacctgtatagggtagggactccacactttttctggattccgcgtcggccgaccactggcgcagccacagtccctgacgagctaaaacagacatggaagatattcccgcagccatggaacccaggcctttcatggattctacgaTAAAACCTgcggaatcatgtatgttgcgtaaatacaatgcaacgtcatccttatccatcgtatccaaatcctcaagtaaggtagccgaccactttactattgcctttgcaatccatacagtagcaatagtgggacgtaatatggcccctgaagcagtatacattgatttatgcgtgttatcaattttcctatcagccagctcctttaaggcggttaatcctggaacaggtaaaaccaccttctttgagagtctggacacagaggcgtcaacaatcggcgggtggtacattttttcctatcctcctcagggaaaggaagtgacacctggacccttttaggaatctggaattttttctcagggtttacccatgctttttcaaatatagcattcaattcctttgacgcagggaaggttagcgaggcttttttattttcagtgaaaaaagcctcctcaacctgctcaggtgtggtatcattaacatttaacacatccctaatagcctctatcaacaattgcaccccctttgcaagagatacgCATCCCCATCactatctgtagtgtcagaatcagtatccgtgtcgtcttgtgtgacatacacaagcgcacgtttgtgggggtatataacggggcgtcctgaggtaccagaactaggccatactgccatagagctctgtaatacctgggttgcagattcattacttgcaaccctgtcagaaatctgagaaatccaagatttgacagaggaaaaccactctggttcccttgctggtatctgtgctaaaccagtgctatcctgattacatggaatgggatcatcctgggaggataaatcctctgcagcatatgacacagtgtccctggacatagctaaaggagaccatcaaacactccacacacacaaacacacacacacaggtgggggcaaacagagtccccccccccccaagaatggcaagagagacacagagatcggagccaacccacacacacagcgctttcagcaaagggagaccccttgtcagcgcagactgtgtcccttaataggagacacagtcggtttacagcttcccctcccccttctacagccccctgataccgtgtactgacagttggagctgccgtggagggacctgttcttccatctagcaatgtgcaggcaggaaaatggcgctggaacgctgctgggtccgctctgagaagctccgcccccttaatggtgctgtcttcccgctcttcatagattatactggcctgaggtaaaacttgctggctgagatagaaacatacatagaaacatagaatttgacggcagataagaaccacttggcccatctagtctgccccctttttctttttatcctttaggtaatctcaaccctttttgaatcttaattctttgtaaggatattcatatgcctatcccaagcatgttgaaattgctctacagtcttagcttctaccacctctgatgagatccacggaccccgacagacttgtggaccagtgtgggggtaagcgctggctcagggcgcccctcacagcgccgcaccatgtgcctctgaaccttcacaggagcacagttgatactgctctccctccctgttgccgccatcttcacaccggccccccgcttgctaggggggtcagtgtctcactcaccacttctccagcactgtaaggggttggcggcatgctgctggggcaagcggtcccctgtggcggagaccaatcagacccctctggagctcagtgtccactcagcggagacagtggctcagaccccgcagggcggacactgctcccccccttagtccctcgttgcaggcaggctgttgccaacagcctcctgtaaaaacaaactctaaaaataactttaactagaaaagctctgtagagctcccctggctgtgaccggctcctccgggcacattttctaaactgagtctggtgggaggggcatagagggaggagccagcccacactctcaaactcttaaagtgccaatggctcctggtggacccatctataccccatggtactaatgtggaccccagcatcctctaggacgtaagagaaatcgctATTAGGCGTTTTGTGGGCGTCGATGCACCATTTTGGgggagtggtccggacaacgcaggcgtgtccggacagtTTGTGGGGCTGCGGCCGAAAAGATGGCACCCCTCCGGCTTCCATGTTAGCAAAGCGGGGGTGGGgctctgtgctgggtgtctcctcgcatgttagagtaaagggttgtagttgtgcgatttttctcacaactacaacccatgcagaATTGGGCACAAAATGTAATGTGCCCCCCCTTCgcatagtatagaatgtaatgagcaTCCCCATAGACTATTATGTACCTACTCCTCATAgtatagaacagaggttctcaaactcggtcctcggggcccacacagtgcatgttctgcaggtctcctcacagaatcgcaagtgaaataattagctccacctgtggaccttttaaaatgtgtcagtgagtaattaatacacctgtgcacctgctgggttacctgcaaaacatgcactgtgtgggctcccgaggaccgagtttgagaacctctggtatagaatATAATGAGCCTCCCCATAGAATTGAACAGTggctcccaaacgcagtcctcaaggcaccccaacagttcagGCTTTGAGGACATCCATGCTtagtcacaggtgacttaattagtatttcAGTCCGTTTAATTATACCATCTTTGAACAAGCAGGGAtattcctaaaacctggactgttcaggtaccttgaggaccgcattttggaaccactggtatagaatgtattCCACCCACCCTGCCCCCAGTAGGTACTGCAACTTACCTGGCTTCTGCTTGTCCTGTTCTTTGGGCAGCTGCCTCAgctactcagtgccgtaactaggcattttagcactgtgtgcaagaaacgacattggcgcccccccccatgcaagataggggcagtgcgcgccgcaggcgcgcgaaaaatatataggggcgtgacttcatggggaaggggcgtggccacaaaataatagcaattcatactacggtgcgcagtagtctacattattcaaattacgctgcacagtagcgccactacaccaggtagagccccttttatacattacagcagacagtgtccccctttttacacattacagcagacagtctcccttttaacacattgcggcagccagtccccctttttacacattgcggcagacagcgtccctttttttacacattacagcagacagcgtccccttttttaacattacggcagacagcgtcccctttttacacattacgcagacggtgtccccctttatacacattgcggcagccagtcctttttacacattgcggcagccagtccccatttttacacattgcggcagccagtccccctttttacacattgcggcagccagtccccctttttacacattgcggcagccaggccctctttttacacattgcggcagccaggccccatttttacacattgcggcagccagtccccctttttatacattgcggcagccaggccccctttttacacattgcggcagccagtccccctttttacacattgcggcagccagtccccatttttacacattgcggcagccagtccccctttttacacattgcggcagccagtccccctttttacacattgcggcagccaggccccctttttacacattgcggcagccaggccccctttttacacattatggcagacggtgtcccctgagagagagagagagagagagagagagagagagagagagagagatgcatacttcccatctccccgctgacaggctcctcgtgcagctccctcggtgcaggcaggtgagaaggaggaggagggagggggactggagccgcagcagcgctatttcattggtagtaagcgccgctgcagcatccccctctccttccgtattggctgcccggcgctgctgtggatgctgggatggaggaaccgcatcccagcatccacagcagcgccgggcagccaatacggaacgagagggggatgctgcagcggcgcttactaccaatgaaatagcgctgccgcggctccagtccccctccctcctcctccttctcacctgcccggcgctgttgCTCTCCGccccagtgcggcggcggcgcacggcgcagacttcagaggcatgtaatgagtcaatttgactcattacatgccgctggccgtgcgcccacttggcacacacgtagttacggccctgcagctactccttaaaccagaggttctcaaactcggtcctcgggagcccacacagtgcatgttttgcaggtctcctcacagaatcgcaagtgaaataattagctccacctgtggaccttttaaaatgtgtcagtgagtaattaatacacctgtgcacctgctgggttacctgcaaaacatgcactgtgtgggctcccgaggaccgagtttgagaacctatgccttaAACACTCCACCAGCATCATGCATAGGTGGGTTTCCAGTACAGGCACCCTGACATTCCTAATAGGCAACATTACAACAGGTTAAAGTGCACCCAAGTTGTTTGCCATGGCCTCTCTGGCTGCCGTCTGGCAGCGAACGCATGAGGCTGGAGTCTTCTGGAAGCTAGGGGCATCCCCTTcagggttgaggctagatccaagtggcctaagggaccttttccgtcaggaagAGGAGCTACGacccaagggggaggagctacgccagcgggacagttgctctagtatccacgccaccaactattacctttagtaattcgccaccgtgcctgaagcgtggcgagcgtacttttcgggtaccttgttcggccgtagctcctccccctggtgacggatctcctcccctaggtacgtcagaaggtcccttctcccactccgatatagaatcaaccaaaACACAACACACCCATCACCTATCGGCTTCAACGGCatcacacagtgacagtcacagaaACAGGAAGTCTCCCGACCCAGCATTTAATTAGTCACATGGTACAAAGATGTTCGTCACGTTGATGTGATGTCACCGTAGCCGCTGCCCGCCTGCAGCTGCACAGTTAGGGACCACTAGCTGCTAACCTGCTGCTGCTCTGCACGGTGGTCACTCCAGCATGGCGGTAGCCAGTGGTGGCGAGCAGCGGCCGCTACTCGGCTTCGGGCAGGCAGTGATCGGTCCCCCTGGCTCCGGGAAGAGCACCTATGTCCGCGCTGTACATGCACTGCTCACTAGCATGGGCCGCCCGGCTGCCATCATCAACCTGGACCCGGCGGGTGAAGAAGAGCCCGGGGCGGCTGTCACCCTGCGGGAGCTGCTGTCTCTGACGGAGGTGATGTCAGAGCTGCACCTAGGACCGAACGGCGCCCTGCTGTACTGCATGGAGTATCTGCAGGGGAACCTGGACTGGCTGCGGGACCGGCTGCTCAGCCTCCGGGGCTCTTACCTCCTGTTTGATTGCCCGGGGCAAGTGGAGCTTTACACCCACCACCCGGCTCTGCCCAAAATACTGAAGCAGCTGGAAACTTGGGGCCTGCGGGTGAGGCTCAATCCACCAtgtgttgttgctgttgttgttgttattattattttctctaacgtcctaagtggatgctggggactccgtcaggaccatggggtttagcggctccgcaggagacagggcacaataataaaagctttaggatcaggtggtgtgcactggctcctccccctatgaccctcctccaagcctcagttagatttttgtgcccggccgagaagggtgcaatctaggtggctctcctgagctgcttagaataaaagtttaagttaggttttttattttcagtgagtcctgctggcaacaggctcactgctacgagggacttaggggagagaagtaaactcacctgcgtgcaggatggatttgcttcttaggctactggacaccattagctccagagggagtcggaacacaggtctcaccctggggttcgtcccggagccgcgccgccgaccccccttgcagatgccgaagttgaagaggtccagaggtccagaaacaggcggcagaagactttcagtcttcataaggtagcgcacagcactgcagctgtgcgctattgttgtcagcacacttcataccagcggtcactgagggtgcagggcgctggggggggcgccctgggcagcaatgtagtataccttttttatggctaaaatacatcacatatagcccttgaggctatatggatgtatttaacccctgccagatctcacaaactccgggagaagagcccgccgttttagggggcggggcctattctcctcagcacacggcgccattttcctgctcagctctgctgtgaggaaggctcccaggctctcccctgcactgcactacagaaacagggttaaaacagagagggggggcacttatttggcgatatgattacatatgtgaaaatgctataagggaaaacacttatataaaggttgtccctgtataattatagcgtttttggtgtgtgctggcaaactctccctctgtctccccaaagggctagtggggtcctgtcctctatcagagcattccctgtgtgtgtgctgtgtgtcggtacgtgtgtgtcgacatgtagaaggacgatgttggtgaggaggcggagcaaattgcctgtattggtgatgtcactctctagggagtcgacaccggaatggatggcttatttaggaattacgtgataatgtcaacacgatgcaaggtcggttgacgacatgagacggccggcaaacaaattagtacctgtccaggcgtctcagacaccgtcaggggcttgtaaaaacgcccatttacctcagttggtcgacacagacacggacactgacttcagtgtcgacggtgaagaaacaaacgtattttcctttagggccacacgttacatgttaagggcaatgaaggaggtgttacatatttctgatactacaagtaccacaaataagggtattatgtagggtgggaataatctacttgtagtttttcctgaatcagataaattaaagggtgtgatgatacgtgggtttcctccgatagaaaatattggaggtataccttttcccgccagaagtgagggcgagttgggaaacacaccttagggtggataaggcgctcacacgcttataaaaacaagtggcgttaccgtctccagatacggccgccctcaaggagccagctgataggaagctgaaaaatatcctaaaaagtatatacacacatactggtgttctactacgaccagcaatcgcctcagcctggatgtgcagcgctgggggggcttggtcggatttcctgactgaaaatattgatacccttgacaggaacaatattttattgactatagagcattttaaggatgcatttctatatatgcgagatgcgcagagggatatttgcattctgacatcaagagtagatgtgatgtccatatctgccagacgatgtttatagacacgacagtggtcaggtgatgcagattccagacggcacatggaagtattgccgtataaaggggcggtccatcggacctggtggccatggcaacagctggaaaatccacttttgttaccccaagtcacatctcagcagaaaaggacacagtcttttcagtctcagtcctttcgtacccataaaggcaggcgggcaaaaggccagtcatatctgcccagggttagaggaaagggaagaagactgcagcaggcagcccattcccaggaacagaagtcctccacagcttctgccaagtccgcagcatgacgctggggccatacaagcggactcaggtgcggtggggggtcatctcaagagtttcagcacgcagtgggctcactcgcaagtggactcctggatcctacacatagtatcccaggtgtacattggaaattcgagacgtcttcccctcacaagttcctgaagtctgctttaccaacgtctccctccgacagggaggcagtattgggaaaaaattcacaggctgtattcccagcaggtgataatcaaagtacccctcctacaacaagggaaggggtattattccacactatattgtggtactgaagccaaacggctcggtgagatctaaaagatttgaacaattgcatacaagggttcaaatcaagatggagtcactcagagcagtgatagcgaaccaggacgatatggtgtcactggatatcagggacgcttacctacatgtccaaattttgcccttctcaccaagggatttcaggttcgtggtacagaactgtcactatcagttcagacgctgccgtttggattgtccacggcaccccgggtctttaccaaggtaatggccgaaatgatgattcttcctaaaagaaatatggacgctttcctgataagggcaaggtccagagaacagttggcggtcggagtagcactatctcaagtagttctacgaccgcacgagtggattctaaatattccaaaatcgcagctttttccgacgacacgtctaatgttcctaggaatgattctggacacagtccagaaaaggatgttttctcccggagaagaaggccagggagttatccgagctagtcaggaacctcctaaaaccaggaaaagtatcagtgcatcattgcacaagggtcctgtgaaaaatggtggtttcttacaaagcgatcccattcggtagatttcacgcaagaacctttcagtggaatctgctgggaaaatggtccggatcgcatcttcatatgcatcagcggataaccctgtctccaaggacaagggtgttttcttctgcggtggctgcagagtgctcatctatgaaagggccgcagattcgacattcaggactgggtcctggtgaccacggatgccagcctgagtggctggggagcagtcacacaaggaaaaaatttccagggagtgtgatcaagtctggagacttctctccacataaatatactggagctaagggcaatttacaaggctctaagcttagcaagacctctgcttcaaggtcagccggtattgatccagtgggacaacatcacggcagtcgcccacgtaaacggacagggcggcacatgaagcaggagggaaatggcagaaactgcaaggattcttcgctgggcgaaaaaatcatgtgataacactctcagcagtgttaattccgggagtggaaaactgggaagcagacttcctcagcaggcataacctccacccgggagagtggggacttcagcgggaagtcttccacatgattgtaaaccgttgggaaaaaccaaaggtggacatgatggcgtcccgcctgaacaaaaaactagacagatattgcgccaggtcaagggaccctcaggcaatagcggtggacgctctggtaacactgtgggtgtaccagtcagggtatgtgttccctcctatgcatctcatacaaaaagtactgagaatcataagaaggagatgagtaagaacgatactcgtggttccggatgggtcaagaaggacttggtacccggaacttcaagagatgctcacggaagaaccgtggcctctacctttaagagaggacctgctccagcaggggccttgtcttttccaagacttaccgcggctgcgtttgacggcatggcagttgaacgccggatcctgaaagggcattccagatgaagtcatccctactctggtcgaagccaggaaggatgtaactgcaaaacattttcaccgcatttggcgaaaatatgttgcgtggtgtgaggccaagaaggtccctacagaggaattccaactgggtcgtttcctacatttcctgaaaacaggacggtctatgggcctaaaattagggtccattaaggttcaaatttcgaccctgtcgaatttcttccagaaagaactggcttcagtgcctgaagttcagacgtttgtaaaaggggtactgcatatacagcctccttttgtgcccccagtggcaccttgggatctcaatgttgttttgagtttcctaaagtcacattggtttgatccactcaccactgtggaattaaaatatttcacatggaaggtgaagattctattagccctggcttcagccaggcgtgtgtcagaattggcggctttatcatataaaagcccttacttaatttttcattctgacagggcagaattgaggactcgtcctcaatttctccttaaggtgttttctgtttttcacatgaaccaacctattgtggtacctgcggctactagggacttggaggactccaagttacttgacgttgt encodes:
- the GPN2 gene encoding GPN-loop GTPase 2 isoform X2, whose amino-acid sequence is MAVASGGEQRPLLGFGQAVIGPPGSGKSTYVRAVHALLTSMGRPAAIINLDPAGEEEPGAAVTLRELLSLTEVMSELHLGPNGALLYCMEYLQGNLDWLRDRLLSLRGSYLLFDCPGQVELYTHHPALPKILKQLETWGLRLCAVHLVDSHYCTDPAKFISVLCTSLSTMLHVQLPHINILSKMDLIEQYGRLAFNIDYYTEVMDLSYLVNHLTSDPFFRRHRRLHEKIAEIIQDYGLVSFMPLSIKVRTDWMNKV